The Chloroflexota bacterium DNA segment CGAATCCGCGAGACGTCCAGCAAGTCGCCCACGAGCGCCGACAACCGGTCGGCGGCATCGTCGATCGTCGCCAGCGACCGTTCGAGCCGCTGATCGTCAAGCTGTCCGCGTCCGTGGGCACGCCGCAAGATCTGCGCGTACCCCTTGATACCCGTCAACGGCGTCCGCAGCTCGTGCGACGCGATCGAGAGGAACTCATCGCGAGCACGAATCGCCTGCTGGGCTTCGGCGTACAGGCGCGCGTTGTCCACCGCCACGGCACACCGCCGCCCCAGCTCCTCAGCCAGCGCCAGATCGGTAGCCGCGTAGCGCCGGCTCGGATCGGTCGCCAGCAGCGAGATCACCCCCAGCGTCCGCCCCCGCGCCAGCAGCGGCACCCGCATCACCGACTGGATGCCCAGCGCCTGCGTAATCGCCTGGTGCTGGGCATCCCGCGTGATGGCCGGCAAGCGGCTGTCCGTGAACTCGCGGATCAGCTCCGGCACGCCCGTCCGCAGCACCCGCGCAATGCCTTCCTCAGCCCGGCGGTCCGGCGGATACTTGCGGAGCAGGTCGGCCTCCGGGGCCTGGGCTGCATCGGCGTGAGCCACCTCCACCCGTCGAATCTCGCCGCTGTCCTCCAGCACGTCCACCAGGCACCACTCGGCCAGCATCGGAACGGCCAGCCACGCAACCCGCTCCAGCGTCGTGTCGTAGTCGAGCGATCCAGCAAGATGGCTGCTCGCATCGGCCAGGAAGCGCAGGCGGCGCTCAGCCCGCTCGCGCTCCTGGGTGCGAACCAGGAGCCGGTCTCGCAGGTCGCCGAAGACCGCCGCCAGCCGCGCAACCTCGGTCACGCCGCTGCGAGGCACCGCCACCGGCTCGTTCCCAAACGCCAGCGCGTCCACCGCCCGCGCCAGCTCCACCAACGGCGCCGCCAGCCGCCGAGCCGCGATCCAGCCCGCCACCGAGGCGCAGGCCAGCACCAGCAGGAAGACTGCAAACGCCAGATCGCGCCCGGCCTGCGCGCCGGCCAGGGCCAGCACCACCGGCCGCTCGACGACAATGCCCCAGCCGAGCGACTGCACGACGGAATATCCCGCGAACCGCTCGGCCCCTGCTACCTCATAGCTCAGCGAGCCGGTCCCCCGGCCGCGGAGCATCGTTGCCACCGCCGGATTGGTCGAAAGATCGGTCACGGGGGCAAGCTCCGCATCCCCCGACGCCGCGATCAGCCGTCCGCGCTCGTCCACGATCAAGACCCGGCCGCCCGGCTCGGTTGCTGCCCGCTGCGCCACATCCGCCAGCCGGGTTGACTCCAGCACCACGGCCACCACGCCGGCGAACCGCCCCTCAGCATCCTGGATCGGCAGGCCCATCGCGACCACCGGCTGGCCCAGCACCGGCGAGATCACCCGCACGTCGGAGACGCCCGACTGGCGGACCTCGTCAAAAAGCGCCGAGCGCTGCGGCGGCGCCGCGTTCACGGACTGCTCGCGGCTCTGCGCCAGTATCCGGCCGTCCGCACCGTACAGCACGAAGTTGAGAACGTCCGGGTGCGTGTCGTCAAATGCCCGCAGAATCCGCTGCTGGGCGTCGGGGGGCGCGGCGAGCAGGCCCGGCTGTCCAGCCAGCGCGGCCACTGCCGCCCGGTGCAGGCTCATGTAGTCGGACACGCCCTGGCTGAGCGTCTCGGCGATCACCTGCGTGCGCGATGACGCCTCTTTGCGCCCGGAGCGCTCCACCTCGTTGGTGACCAGCGCCATCGTGATGACCAGTGGCACCGAGACTGCCAGCCCGAATGCCAGCGCCAGCCGCGTCTGCAACGAGCCAGGGTCCGAGCGGCGCAAGCGCGGACGCAGCCACGGCAGCAGCCCCACCACCAGCCCGAAGCCATTGTAGTAGGCAATCGTCGTGAACGCGCGGTTGGGCCAGGCCACCGGCGGCCCGAACGCCGAGAGCGCCAGCCCCAGGAGCAGGTGCGCCCCCCAGAACACGTGACGCGGCGTGCCAGGGCGCAGTTGCGCCCACACGACGCCAGCCCCACCGACGAAGAACCCGAGGCCGTACAGCAGCAGATACGGGCGAATCGGGTTGAAGATCGGCGAGCCGTACTGCTCCGGCAGCAGCAGCATGATGCTGCCATTGACCATGGCCGAGGCGCCGACCACCACGGCAAACAGATCGGCCGTCGAGGAGGGCCGGTCGGCCGGCGGGCACACCAGCGGCGCGACGACGATGCCGGCAGCGAGGATCGAGTAGACCGTCAGGCCGGTCCAGCCGCCGGCAGCGCCCGCGCTCAGGCCCAGCAGCAGAATCGGGACGGCGGCCAGCAGATGCGCCAAAAACAGGGTGCGCTTGCGCGGGGCCAGCAGCGCGACGGCCAGCAGCGCCGCGGCACCCAGCAGGCACAGCAGCCCCCACCATGGGAGGTATGGCCGCAGGAGCCGGTACGATGGTCCGACGAACTGATGCGGCGTGACAAACGTCAGCGCGCCGACGACGCCACAGAACGCGCCGGCGGCCCACTGCAGCAGCCCGAGGCGCAGCGCAAATCCGCCCCGCCTCGCCGGACGCTCTACCTGCGGCTCGACCGCCGCCACACGCCCATCTCGCACCCCATCCGGGACGCCGTGCACGGTTGCTGCCGGTGTCCCGCCCCACTCCATGCAGTGAAACTCCGCCCCACCGAACTCAAACGGCCCCCTATTGCACGATCCGTGCCTGACCGCCTCACCATCTGAGGCTGTGCGCTGCCGGTGGCCCTTCCGCAAATACGGTCCGTCCGGACGCACTGTTCCGGACGGGACAGATCCGCCACCGCGGAATCGGTATGCTGCGGAGAAGTCTGCTGCGTCACCCACAGCACCCCAGGTGCGCCTATGCCCTCGTCCCCGCTACCGCTGTTCCTCGTCGATGCCTTCGCCGATCGTCCGTTTGCCGGCAACGCTGCCGCCGTCTGCCTGCTGGACGCCCCAGCCGATCCTGGCTGGATGGCCGCCGTCGCTGGAGAGCTCCAGCAAGCTGCCACGGCCTTTGTCTACGAGCAGGGTGAGGGGTTTGGGCTCCGCTGGTTTGTGCCGGGCCGAGAGCTCCAGTTGTGCGGACACGGCACGCTGGCCGCCGCGCATGTCCTCTGGGAGGCCGGGCAGCTCTGGCCTGATGCGCCGGCCCAGTTTCAGACGGCCAGCGGCCTGTTGTCCGCCCGCCGCGATGCCGATGCCATCGCCCTGGACTTCCCCGCTGAGCCGGTCCAGCCGCTTGATCCGCCGGACGGGCTGCTGGAGGCGCTCGGCGTCGAGGCGCGGGCACTCGCCCGGGGAACGTTCGATCTGCTGGTAGAAGTCGAGTCGGAGGCAGCCGTCAGGGCGATCCAGCCTGACTTCAGCCGCCTCAGGCAGATCGATGCGCGGGGCATCATCGTCACAGCGGCAGCAGACGGCCAGCAGACCCTGAGCCAGCCCACCATGGGCCATGCGCCGAATGGCCAGCCTGTTGATTTCGTCTCGCGGTTCTTCGCGCCGCGCGTCGGCATCGACGAGGATGCCGTGACTGGCTCGGCGCACTGCCTGCTCGGGCCGTACTGGCAAAGAAAGCTTGGCCGGGACGCGCTGGTCGGCTATCAGGCCTCAGCGCGCGGCGGCACCGTCCGGGTCCAGGTCAACGGCCCCCGCGTGACCCTCTGTGGCCGCGCCATCACCGTCATGAGCGGCTCCCTGGTCCCACCCCCAGCAGACTGAGGTCCGAGTGGCTCGCCCGGTATCTGGCAGGCGGTCACAAAGGACGGGCGCGGAGCGCCTCGAACAACTCGGAAACGACGAACGAGCAGCCGTCGAGTACGTCCGAGAGATCCACGACCGCGCGATCCGTGAGCGGCCCGGTCTCCGCCCCTGGGCGAAACACCCAGACCACCCGGCGGTCGGCGTGTACCAGCAACGACACGCGCACCCCGTGCTTGACATACCACCAGCATCGTTCCCGTTGAGCGTCGAACCCCTGTCCTGGCGAGGGGGTCTCGACGGCAACATCGGGCGGCACGAGAACGTCGTCAGGCAGATCGCCGTACGAATCGGTCGGCACGCGTTCCAGACGATAGGCAATGACATCAGGCACGTACGACACACCCTCGGCCGGCCAGGTGACGCGTGTCTCGGGAAACGCCCGTGCATGCTGTTCAGGCATGCCCGACGATTCGAACCGCAGGCACAACGCCATCTGTAGGGCGCCATGGCGCATCTTCGGCGACATCTTCTGTGTGATCGCCCCTCGCTCATACTCCAGCGCCGGTTGCTCTTCCGGCCGGAGCAGGAACTCGTCGAGGGTCAGCGGTCTGGTTACTGCCACCGGAAGCCTCCACGTCGGGCCATGCCTCGGTGTGCCGCGCACACCCGCGCCCGGATCACACCCGCAGTGAGCAGATCCAGTCCTCAGACCAGGAGTGACACGAAGAGCTCTGCCACGACAAACGAGAACCCATCGAACACGTCCCCAAGGTCAACCACCGCGTCGCCGGTGAGGGGACCGGTCTCCGCGCCCGCACGGAACACCCAGACCGCCTTACGCCCCGGGTGAACGAGCAACGCCGCCTTCACCCCATGCTGCACGTACCAGCGGCAGCGCTCCACCTGCGAATCCAGCGTCTGCCCGGGCGACGGGATCTCGACCGCCACATCGGGCGGTACGACAAGCCGATCCAGGATTTCGCGATCCACACCAGACGGCACCCGCTCCACACGGTACGCAATCACATCAGGGACGTAGGAGATGCCTTCGGTCAGCCAGGTCACGCGCGTCTCCGTCATAGACTTGACGGCGACGCGCGGATACTGATGCATGCGAAAGCGGAAGTACAGCTCGCCCTCAAGGGTTCCATGCTTCGCCATCGGCGACATCTTCTGCGTCACCACCCCCCGCTCGTACTCCAGCGCCGGTTGCTCTTCCGGCCGGAGCAGGAACTCGTCGAGGGTCAGCGGTCTGGTTACTGCCACCGGAAGCCTCCACGTCGGGCCATGTCTCAGTGTACCGCGCACACGCCGCACCGGGATCACACCCCCAGCGATCCGGCCGCCGAGTCAGGCCAGCAGCAGCGCCGCGATGCTCGGCGGATCCTGCGCGTGCTCCCCGCGCAGCATCTTGATCGTGCGATCCCAGAACTGGTGCCCATCCACGTACTTGTCGAACGCCTGCACCGTCTCGACGACAAGCGCATCCGTCAGGCCGCCCTCGGCCGCCGCCGCGCCGGCCAGCATCAGCCGCATCAGCCCGATCCGGAACGCCAGGATCGCATGCTCGTCCGCGAACGAGCGCTCGGGGTGGTACGGGAACGTCCCCAGCCAAACCTGATTGAGCGTCAGGTTCTCCAGCAGGAACGGCCTGCCCGCGAGGTACGGCCCGAGATGGCGCGACACCGCCCGTCCATACGCCGCTGACACGCGCTCGCCGAGTGGCCCCTCCAGCGGCGTCGACGGGTCGGCGGGGAGGCCCAGTCCGACCTTCACGCGGTCCACACAGCGGCGCAGCCGCCCCGGCAGCTCCGGCATCGCGATCCACCGCCGCAGCCGCCGCAGCAGCAGCCGGTGCGGCCCGGCCGGCCCGTCTGGCGTCCCCAACCCGCTCTCGTCCAGCCAGGCCGCCACCGCTGCCAGTTGCCCCTCGGCCTGCACGAAGGTGCCCTCCACCTCCGCCGCCCGAAACCCGGTCCCGTCGAGCGTCCCGAGCGCCAGCCCCAGCGTCAGCATCCGCGCCCCAAATGAAACGTCCCGACGCTGCACCAGGGCCATGGTGCGGGCACGGACAAGATGATAGTGGCGGCGCGGATCGTCCTCCGCCGGCTGGTCAGTCCACGGACGATCGATCCAGAACCGGCCGCGCTCGCTGAGACGGCGGTCGGCCGGCGCCGTCTCCAGCAGCATCGCATCGTCGGCCAGCAGGGCCAGCCGCGCGATCTCCGGACAGGAGAGCCGCCCGGCCAGGTCGATCTGCCCATCCAGCAGGGTCGCCTGGCGCGGAAACGTGTCGCAGGTCGAGGAGAGCAGCCCCTCGCCCAGCAGCCCCTGCACCCGGCACAGGTGCTCGGCGCTCAAGAACGGGCAGGATGCGCCCGTCTCCAGCGGGATCAACGCGGCGGGCCAGCCTTCGTCGGGCCACGCCTCAGGATTCGGCTGGAGCGTCTCGGCCATCCGCAGCTCGACAACCCGCCGGTCCCCGTCCGCGATC contains these protein-coding regions:
- a CDS encoding GAF domain-containing protein, producing the protein MAAVEPQVERPARRGGFALRLGLLQWAAGAFCGVVGALTFVTPHQFVGPSYRLLRPYLPWWGLLCLLGAAALLAVALLAPRKRTLFLAHLLAAVPILLLGLSAGAAGGWTGLTVYSILAAGIVVAPLVCPPADRPSSTADLFAVVVGASAMVNGSIMLLLPEQYGSPIFNPIRPYLLLYGLGFFVGGAGVVWAQLRPGTPRHVFWGAHLLLGLALSAFGPPVAWPNRAFTTIAYYNGFGLVVGLLPWLRPRLRRSDPGSLQTRLALAFGLAVSVPLVITMALVTNEVERSGRKEASSRTQVIAETLSQGVSDYMSLHRAAVAALAGQPGLLAAPPDAQQRILRAFDDTHPDVLNFVLYGADGRILAQSREQSVNAAPPQRSALFDEVRQSGVSDVRVISPVLGQPVVAMGLPIQDAEGRFAGVVAVVLESTRLADVAQRAATEPGGRVLIVDERGRLIAASGDAELAPVTDLSTNPAVATMLRGRGTGSLSYEVAGAERFAGYSVVQSLGWGIVVERPVVLALAGAQAGRDLAFAVFLLVLACASVAGWIAARRLAAPLVELARAVDALAFGNEPVAVPRSGVTEVARLAAVFGDLRDRLLVRTQERERAERRLRFLADASSHLAGSLDYDTTLERVAWLAVPMLAEWCLVDVLEDSGEIRRVEVAHADAAQAPEADLLRKYPPDRRAEEGIARVLRTGVPELIREFTDSRLPAITRDAQHQAITQALGIQSVMRVPLLARGRTLGVISLLATDPSRRYAATDLALAEELGRRCAVAVDNARLYAEAQQAIRARDEFLSIASHELRTPLTGIKGYAQILRRAHGRGQLDDQRLERSLATIDDAADRLSALVGDLLDVSRIRTGHLPLRLLTVDLGEALRAAAERYRDHLGELHELAVDLPATPTYAEVDLDRLEQVVTNLLSNAVKYSPGGGIVRLSMIGGEGGSLVQVTDPGIGLTAESLEAIFQPFGRAPNATERSLPGMGLGLYICRTLIERQGGRIWAMSGGEDAGTTFGFWLPKAEAVALAEQVHVGA
- a CDS encoding PhzF family phenazine biosynthesis protein, which translates into the protein MPSSPLPLFLVDAFADRPFAGNAAAVCLLDAPADPGWMAAVAGELQQAATAFVYEQGEGFGLRWFVPGRELQLCGHGTLAAAHVLWEAGQLWPDAPAQFQTASGLLSARRDADAIALDFPAEPVQPLDPPDGLLEALGVEARALARGTFDLLVEVESEAAVRAIQPDFSRLRQIDARGIIVTAAADGQQTLSQPTMGHAPNGQPVDFVSRFFAPRVGIDEDAVTGSAHCLLGPYWQRKLGRDALVGYQASARGGTVRVQVNGPRVTLCGRAITVMSGSLVPPPAD
- a CDS encoding Uma2 family endonuclease, which produces MRGTPRHGPTWRLPVAVTRPLTLDEFLLRPEEQPALEYERGAITQKMSPKMRHGALQMALCLRFESSGMPEQHARAFPETRVTWPAEGVSYVPDVIAYRLERVPTDSYGDLPDDVLVPPDVAVETPSPGQGFDAQRERCWWYVKHGVRVSLLVHADRRVVWVFRPGAETGPLTDRAVVDLSDVLDGCSFVVSELFEALRARPL
- a CDS encoding Uma2 family endonuclease, giving the protein MAVTRPLTLDEFLLRPEEQPALEYERGVVTQKMSPMAKHGTLEGELYFRFRMHQYPRVAVKSMTETRVTWLTEGISYVPDVIAYRVERVPSGVDREILDRLVVPPDVAVEIPSPGQTLDSQVERCRWYVQHGVKAALLVHPGRKAVWVFRAGAETGPLTGDAVVDLGDVFDGFSFVVAELFVSLLV
- the fliB gene encoding flagellin lysine-N-methylase, encoding MSLPPVRAPRYLGRFQCIGSACEDHCCGGWGGIDVDPPTAEAYRQLIADGDRRVVELRMAETLQPNPEAWPDEGWPAALIPLETGASCPFLSAEHLCRVQGLLGEGLLSSTCDTFPRQATLLDGQIDLAGRLSCPEIARLALLADDAMLLETAPADRRLSERGRFWIDRPWTDQPAEDDPRRHYHLVRARTMALVQRRDVSFGARMLTLGLALGTLDGTGFRAAEVEGTFVQAEGQLAAVAAWLDESGLGTPDGPAGPHRLLLRRLRRWIAMPELPGRLRRCVDRVKVGLGLPADPSTPLEGPLGERVSAAYGRAVSRHLGPYLAGRPFLLENLTLNQVWLGTFPYHPERSFADEHAILAFRIGLMRLMLAGAAAAEGGLTDALVVETVQAFDKYVDGHQFWDRTIKMLRGEHAQDPPSIAALLLA